The region CTCTGGACTTTGTTGAAGAATTCAACAATTTACCAAGACCAAGACGGTTTTCATTCTCGCTAACTGTTCAGCATGAACAGTCTAGAGGTTGGCAGCGCATAAAACTGAAGAATGCTTAAAGTCAACTCTGAGTTAGGCTTATTCTAAAGGTTGTAGAGTGAGCAGCGGGTGCCTGACTACGCTCAAGTTATTCCTAATCACAGTGGTTATGAAAATCCTCAAGATCCAGACATTACGCGGTCCCAACTATTGGAGCATTCGACGCCAAAAACTTATTGTTATGCGTCTGGATTTAGAAGAGTTAGCGGAAACACCATCCAACCAAATCCAGGGGTTCTACGAAGGATTAACTAACGTTTTGCCCACGCTGATTGAGCATTTCTGTTCACCCGGTTGCCGAGGTGGTTTTTTGAAACGTGTGCAGGAAGGCACCATGATGGGACACATCGTGGAGCACGTTGCTCTAGAGCTTCAGGAGCTTGCGGGAATGCCTGTTGGGTTCGGGCGTACTCGTGAAACTTCCACGCCTGGAGTGTATCAGGTTGTGATCGAATATCAGTACGAGCAGGCGGGTCGGTATGCGGCGCGTGCGGCTGTGCGCTTGTGCCAGAGCATCGTGGATACTGGCAACTATCCCCAAGAAGAACTGGAAAAAGATCTGGAAGACTTGCGGCAGTTAGCATCAGATGCTTCTTTAGGCCCAAGTACTGAGTCAATTGTCAAAGAGGCTGAAGCCAAAGGGATTCCCTGGCTTGAATTGGGTGCACGCCATTTGATCCAGCTTGGGTATGGGGTTCATCAAAAACGAATGCAGGCGACGCTGAGTAATCAGACTGGGATTTTAGGTGTTGAACTTGCTAGCGATAAGGAAGGAACGAAGCGAGTTTTAGGTGATGCGGGTATCCCAGTGCCGCGAGGGACTACGATTAACTTTTTAGATGAACTGGAAGAAGCGATCGAATACGTAGGTGGCTATCCTATTGTGATCAAGCCGTTGGATGGGAATCACGGGCGTGGGATTACGATTGATATTAACTCCTGGGAAGAAGCAGTTGAAGCTTACGACGCAGCGAAAGCCGTATCTCGCTCGGTGATTGTAGAGCGATTCTACCGGGGGCAAGATCACCGCATCTTAGTAGTGAATGGCAGGGTGGTGGCAGTTGCGGAACGGATTCCAGCGCATGTCGTGGGAGATGGGCGATCGACCATTGAAGAGTTGATTGACGAAACGAATAAAGATCCCCGTCGTGGCGAGGGACACGATAATGTTTTGACTAAAATTGAACTTGATCGCACCAGTTGGCAACTCTTAGACAAGCAAGGCTACACATTAGATACAGTGCTTGAGGCAGGGCAAATTTGCTACCTGCGAGCAACGGCAAACTTAAGCACAGGTGGAATTGCCATCGATCGCACTGACGATATTCATCCCGAAAATGTATGGATTGCGCAGCGTGTTGCCAAAACTATTGGTCTGGATATTTGCGGCATCGACGTTGTCACCCCTGATATTACTCGTCCATTACGGGAAATGGATGGTGTCATCGTCGAAGTTAATGCAGCTCCTGGCTTCCGGATGCACGTGTGCCCTAGCGTCGGCATTCCTCGCAATGTGGCAGAACCTGTCCTGGAAATGCTATTCCCGCCTGGAACACCTAGCCGTGTTCCCATCATTGCCATTACAGGAACTAACGGTAAAACGACGACAACCCGTTTAATTGCTCACATTTTCCGCCAAACCGGGCAGACGGTCGGTTACACCACAACGGATGGCACTTATATTGGGGATTATCTGGCAGAACCTGGTGACAACACTGGACCCCAAAGTGCCCATCTGATTTTGCAAGATCCGACGGTTGAGGTGGCAGTGCTAGAAAGTGCCAGAGGTGGAATTCTGCGCTCTGGGCTGGCATTTAGTGCGTGCGATGTGGGGGTGGTCTTAAACGTTGCAGCAGATCACCTGGGATTAGGAGACATCGATACGATTGAGCAAATGGCACGAGTGAAGAGTGTTGTTCCAGAAACAGTGATGCCGAATGGATACGCAGTACTCAATGCTGATGATCCGCTGGTTGCTGAGATGGCAAGTCGGGTAAATGCTCAAGTTGCTTATTTCTCCATGCATCCTGATAGTGAACTGTTGCGAACCCATACCCAAAAGGGTGGGCTAGCAGCCGTTTATGAAAATGGCTATTTATCGATCCTGAAGGGGGATTGGACGTTGCGTATTGAGCAGGCAGCAAATGTGCCGCTTACTCTGGGAGGACGCGCACCTTTCATGATTGCCAATGCCCTGGCAGCCAGTTTGGCAGCATTTGCTCAAGGGGTCGATATTAAGGATATTCGCGCCGCATTACTGACCTTCAAGGCATCCACTGCGCAAACTCCTGGGCGGATGAACTTGTTCAATTTGGGCAAGTTTCATGCATTGGTGGATTATGCCCACAACGCCCATAGCTACGAAGCATTGGCAGGATTTGTCCGAAATTGGCCCGGTGAACGGATTGGTGTTGTTGGGGGACCGGGCGATCGCCGTGACGAAGACTTCATCACCTTGGGGACGCTATCTGCGGAAATGTTTGATCGCATCATTGTCAAAGAAGATGATGACAATCGGGGACGCCCCCGTGGTGATGCTGCCCGGCTAATTGCGCGGGGACTGCAGCAGGCAAAACCAGACTGCCGCTATGAAGCCATCCTGGATGAAACTACTGCTATCCAAACAGCTTTGGATAGTGCACCGCTTAATAGCCTGGTCGTCATTCTGCCAGAAAGTGTAACTCGTGCAATTCAGTTGATTGAAGCACGTCGCCCGATTTCAGAGCCAGAAGTAACCCCAACCACCCCAATGACTACTTCAACGACTACTGTTGCTGAAACCCAGGTTGTGGCTGAGGTGGTTGATGCCAATCAAAGCTCAGAAGTGCCTGCATAAGAGGACTAAGCGTAAGCCTCCATGGTTAAACAGGTGCAGACCAGGTTGCGATCGCCGTAGGCCTGGTCGATCCGTCCCACAGATGCCCAGAACTTGTTCTCACGGGTCCATTGAGTAGGGTAAACTGCTTGTTGCCGTGAGTAAGGTCGATTCCACTCTTCCGTTAATGCCAGCGCTGTATGGGGGGCATTCTTAAGCAAATTGTTCGCACGATCTGCCCTACCTTCTTCGATTTCGCGAATTTCCTCCCGAATCGCAATCATTGCCTCACAGAATCGATCCAACTCCGCCTTTGACTCACTTTCTGTCGGTTCTACCATCATCGTCCCAGCTACGGGCCAAGACACAGTTGGCGGGTGGAAGCCATAGTCGATCAAACGTTTAGCA is a window of Leptolyngbyaceae cyanobacterium JSC-12 DNA encoding:
- a CDS encoding cyanophycin synthetase (IMG reference gene:2510097879~PFAM: RimK-like ATP-grasp domain; Mur ligase family, glutamate ligase domain; Mur ligase middle domain~TIGRFAM: cyanophycin synthetase); translation: MSSGCLTTLKLFLITVVMKILKIQTLRGPNYWSIRRQKLIVMRLDLEELAETPSNQIQGFYEGLTNVLPTLIEHFCSPGCRGGFLKRVQEGTMMGHIVEHVALELQELAGMPVGFGRTRETSTPGVYQVVIEYQYEQAGRYAARAAVRLCQSIVDTGNYPQEELEKDLEDLRQLASDASLGPSTESIVKEAEAKGIPWLELGARHLIQLGYGVHQKRMQATLSNQTGILGVELASDKEGTKRVLGDAGIPVPRGTTINFLDELEEAIEYVGGYPIVIKPLDGNHGRGITIDINSWEEAVEAYDAAKAVSRSVIVERFYRGQDHRILVVNGRVVAVAERIPAHVVGDGRSTIEELIDETNKDPRRGEGHDNVLTKIELDRTSWQLLDKQGYTLDTVLEAGQICYLRATANLSTGGIAIDRTDDIHPENVWIAQRVAKTIGLDICGIDVVTPDITRPLREMDGVIVEVNAAPGFRMHVCPSVGIPRNVAEPVLEMLFPPGTPSRVPIIAITGTNGKTTTTRLIAHIFRQTGQTVGYTTTDGTYIGDYLAEPGDNTGPQSAHLILQDPTVEVAVLESARGGILRSGLAFSACDVGVVLNVAADHLGLGDIDTIEQMARVKSVVPETVMPNGYAVLNADDPLVAEMASRVNAQVAYFSMHPDSELLRTHTQKGGLAAVYENGYLSILKGDWTLRIEQAANVPLTLGGRAPFMIANALAASLAAFAQGVDIKDIRAALLTFKASTAQTPGRMNLFNLGKFHALVDYAHNAHSYEALAGFVRNWPGERIGVVGGPGDRRDEDFITLGTLSAEMFDRIIVKEDDDNRGRPRGDAARLIARGLQQAKPDCRYEAILDETTAIQTALDSAPLNSLVVILPESVTRAIQLIEARRPISEPEVTPTTPMTTSTTTVAETQVVAEVVDANQSSEVPA